The Thermodesulfobacteriota bacterium genome has a segment encoding these proteins:
- a CDS encoding acetoin utilization protein AcuC, which translates to MDAAGKTVFLCAEGMWARGHGASHPLKPERLRRTFELLRAYGAFGVSGSALAEPPAATRDELALFHTAEYLDAVAALSRGEDRADAWRYGFGPGDNPVFPGMWETEALKAGGALEGARLLLAGRARTAFSFAGGFHHAGPALAHGFCVFNDAAVVIGHLLREGLRVAYVDVDVHHCDGVQDAFYDSDRVLTVSLHETPLTRFPGTGFPEEVGEGPGRGYSLNVPLAPFTTDDVYLWAFRRVVPPAVRRFAPDVLVTQLGADTHFSDPLAQLLLTTRGYVRAVEALRELAAPTRGWLALGGGGYCVELVPRAWTLAYGILSNQEFPDAFPEAYAAAYGPGYLHDAAGPVPSRRARDAAWAYARASVEALAREVGDLWGIEGTPTRGPEGEM; encoded by the coding sequence ATGGATGCCGCCGGAAAGACGGTCTTTCTCTGCGCGGAAGGGATGTGGGCCCGGGGGCACGGGGCATCGCACCCTTTGAAGCCCGAGCGCCTGCGGCGCACCTTCGAGCTCCTGCGGGCGTACGGCGCCTTCGGCGTCTCCGGCTCGGCCCTGGCGGAGCCGCCCGCCGCAACCCGAGACGAGCTAGCCCTCTTCCACACCGCCGAGTACCTGGACGCGGTGGCGGCCCTGAGCCGGGGGGAGGACCGCGCCGATGCCTGGCGGTACGGCTTCGGGCCGGGGGACAACCCCGTGTTCCCCGGAATGTGGGAGACCGAAGCGCTCAAGGCCGGCGGCGCCCTGGAAGGCGCCCGGCTCCTCCTGGCCGGCCGCGCCCGGACCGCCTTCAGCTTTGCCGGAGGCTTCCACCACGCCGGTCCCGCCCTTGCCCACGGGTTCTGCGTCTTCAACGACGCGGCGGTGGTCATCGGCCACCTGCTGCGCGAGGGCCTGCGGGTGGCCTACGTGGACGTGGACGTCCACCACTGCGACGGCGTGCAGGACGCCTTCTACGACTCGGACCGGGTGCTCACGGTGTCGCTGCACGAAACGCCGCTCACCCGCTTCCCCGGAACCGGCTTCCCCGAGGAGGTGGGAGAAGGGCCGGGCCGGGGCTACAGCCTCAACGTGCCCCTGGCCCCCTTCACCACCGACGACGTCTACCTGTGGGCCTTCCGCCGGGTCGTGCCCCCCGCCGTCCGGCGGTTCGCGCCCGACGTGCTGGTGACCCAACTGGGGGCCGACACCCACTTCTCCGACCCCCTGGCCCAGCTCCTCCTCACCACCCGGGGGTACGTGCGGGCGGTGGAGGCGCTGCGGGAGCTCGCCGCCCCCACCCGCGGCTGGCTCGCCCTGGGCGGGGGCGGCTACTGCGTGGAGCTCGTGCCCCGAGCGTGGACCCTGGCCTACGGGATCCTCTCGAACCAGGAATTCCCCGACGCCTTCCCCGAAGCCTACGCCGCGGCCTACGGCCCGGGGTACCTCCACGACGCCGCAGGCCCGGTGCCCAGCCGGCGGGCGCGGGACGCGGCCTGGGCCTATGCTCGGGCCTCGGTCGAAGCCCTGGCCCGGGAGGTCGGAGACCTCTGGGGAATCGAGGGCACCCCAACCCGGGGCCCGGAGGGCGAGATGTGA
- a CDS encoding hemolysin III family protein: protein MPPPRSAPDAPPPDLLPYTAAEERVHVVTHGLGALLSVAGLLALLWLAAERDDPWRIASAAVYGATLVVLFAGSTLYHSARTPAWRRVARTLDHSSIYLLIAGTYTPFTLVTLRGAWGWALFGAVWGLAAVGIAREALCRHRRKGVSIALYLGVGWVVVVAAGPLTERLAAGGLALLVAGGLCYTVGTIFYGLKRIPFMHAVWHLFVLAGSWCHYAAVAIYVV, encoded by the coding sequence ATGCCCCCTCCCCGCTCCGCTCCCGATGCCCCCCCTCCCGACCTCCTCCCTTACACCGCGGCGGAAGAGCGCGTCCATGTGGTCACCCACGGCCTCGGTGCGCTGCTGAGCGTCGCCGGCCTGCTTGCGCTCCTGTGGCTCGCGGCCGAGCGGGACGATCCCTGGCGCATCGCGAGCGCCGCAGTCTACGGTGCCACCCTGGTGGTGCTCTTCGCGGGCTCCACCCTGTACCACAGCGCCCGCACCCCTGCCTGGCGCCGTGTGGCCCGCACCCTGGATCACTCCTCCATCTACCTGCTCATCGCCGGCACCTACACGCCGTTCACTCTGGTGACCCTTCGGGGAGCCTGGGGATGGGCGCTCTTCGGCGCGGTGTGGGGCCTGGCCGCCGTGGGGATCGCCCGGGAGGCGTTGTGCCGCCATCGGCGCAAGGGAGTCTCCATCGCGCTCTACCTGGGCGTGGGGTGGGTGGTCGTCGTGGCCGCGGGCCCCTTGACGGAGCGGCTGGCCGCGGGCGGACTGGCGCTCCTGGTCGCGGGGGGCCTGTGCTACACCGTGGGCACGATCTTCTACGGCCTGAAGCGAATCCCGTTCATGCACGCCGTCTGGCACCTGTTCGTGCTGGCCGGGAGCTGGTGCCATTATGCTGCCGTGGCGATCTACGTGGTGTAG
- a CDS encoding cupin domain-containing protein, producing the protein MLGKKLKTARHARGLSLEELARKTGFSKSFLSQIENAKNSPSIASLKRITQALDVSIGELFESDRGDQIYFLKKADRIPFEVVKDKVIFEFGASKVPNRKMEVIFFTLLPGGESEGDYTHEGEEFGTVVEGTLHLELGGREYVMDPGDSIYFNSSVPHRWKNTGPAPMRALWVITPPSF; encoded by the coding sequence ATGCTCGGAAAGAAGCTCAAGACAGCCCGACACGCCCGGGGCCTGAGCCTGGAGGAGCTGGCCCGAAAGACGGGGTTTTCAAAAAGTTTTTTGTCCCAGATCGAGAACGCGAAGAACTCCCCGTCCATCGCGAGCCTGAAGCGCATCACCCAGGCCCTGGACGTGAGCATCGGCGAGCTCTTCGAGTCGGACCGGGGCGACCAGATCTATTTCCTCAAGAAGGCGGACCGCATCCCCTTCGAGGTGGTCAAGGACAAGGTCATCTTCGAGTTCGGCGCCTCCAAGGTCCCCAACCGCAAGATGGAGGTCATCTTCTTCACCCTGCTCCCCGGGGGGGAGAGCGAAGGGGACTACACCCACGAAGGGGAAGAGTTCGGCACCGTGGTGGAGGGAACGCTCCACCTGGAACTGGGGGGCCGGGAGTACGTGATGGACCCGGGGGATTCCATCTACTTCAACTCCTCGGTTCCCCACCGGTGGAAGAACACCGGCCCGGCGCCCATGCGGGCGCTGTGGGTCATCACCCCGCCGTCGTTTTGA
- a CDS encoding DUF2889 domain-containing protein produces MDIFQRSIHSNVKRRGEDHLLVTSSLLDLEHSIHFEMVVRISTATIEAAKGAMSKTPLTLCLRGTEGISELVGLTIGRGVVRQIQGRLGGPRGCAHMVELILDAVRLVSMLLIGDTVNYWSELKEEMTEEEIVARGKEKLKNTCLVFAEP; encoded by the coding sequence ATGGACATCTTCCAGCGAAGCATCCACTCCAACGTCAAGCGCCGCGGCGAAGACCACCTCCTGGTGACGAGCTCGCTGCTGGACCTGGAGCACTCCATCCACTTCGAGATGGTGGTGCGGATCTCCACGGCCACCATCGAGGCCGCCAAGGGGGCCATGAGCAAGACCCCGCTCACCCTGTGCCTGCGGGGCACCGAGGGGATCTCGGAGCTGGTGGGGCTCACGATCGGCCGCGGCGTGGTGCGGCAAATCCAGGGGCGGCTCGGAGGTCCGCGGGGCTGCGCCCACATGGTGGAGCTCATCCTCGACGCGGTGCGGCTGGTGTCGATGCTCCTCATCGGCGACACGGTCAACTACTGGAGCGAGCTCAAGGAGGAGATGACCGAGGAGGAGATCGTGGCCCGGGGCAAGGAGAAGCTCAAGAACACCTGCCTCGTGTTCGCGGAGCCTTAA